In uncultured Desulfobacter sp., one DNA window encodes the following:
- a CDS encoding FAD/NAD(P)-binding protein produces the protein MQNPYLPYPVRIDEIITETEDKNLKTFKFVFLNPEDEENFSYQAGQFAELSITGKGEIPIGIASSPTEKGFVKFTVNKTGMVTEYLHNMKVGDVMGIRGPLGNSYPWETLEGKNVVIIGGGFAFTTLRSSIVYMLENRDKFGEINVIYGARSPGLLLYQDELKAWEAAGDIKMHITVDSTDDPDWKYNVGFVPNVAGEKAPPADENTYAIVCGPPIMIKFTQPVLDKLGYAHDHIINSLEKRMKCGIGICGRCNLGDKFICKDGPVFTLEELNALPNE, from the coding sequence GTGCAGAATCCATATTTGCCATATCCTGTCCGGATTGATGAAATCATCACGGAAACAGAGGATAAAAATTTAAAGACATTCAAATTTGTCTTTTTAAATCCCGAGGATGAGGAGAATTTTTCATACCAGGCCGGTCAATTCGCAGAACTCTCAATCACCGGTAAAGGAGAGATCCCCATTGGTATTGCCTCATCTCCCACGGAAAAAGGCTTTGTAAAGTTCACAGTTAATAAAACCGGAATGGTGACCGAGTATTTACACAACATGAAGGTTGGTGATGTCATGGGTATCCGCGGCCCCTTGGGCAACAGCTATCCATGGGAGACCCTTGAAGGCAAAAACGTGGTGATCATTGGCGGCGGGTTTGCATTCACGACACTGAGATCATCCATCGTATACATGCTGGAAAACCGTGATAAGTTCGGTGAAATCAACGTCATTTACGGAGCAAGATCTCCAGGCCTGTTACTGTATCAAGATGAACTTAAAGCCTGGGAAGCTGCCGGCGACATTAAAATGCACATCACCGTGGATTCCACGGATGATCCAGACTGGAAGTATAATGTCGGATTTGTGCCCAATGTTGCGGGAGAAAAGGCGCCACCGGCAGATGAAAACACCTATGCCATTGTCTGCGGCCCCCCGATTATGATTAAGTTCACCCAACCGGTGCTTGATAAACTCGGTTATGCCCACGATCACATTATCAACTCCCTGGAAAAACGCATGAAATGCGGTATTGGTATCTGCGGTCGCTGCAATCTTGGAGACAAATTTATCTGTAAAGACGGACCGGTATTTACCTTGGAAGAGTTGAACGCCCTTCCCAATGAGTAA
- a CDS encoding nucleotide exchange factor GrpE: protein MVNKIQKKIYATLKDSYSKPGYGLEDEFSGLRGPEAQTSDPASDWEEKYYYLLADLENTKKRLARASALEIEGQRTELLKDVIKLADGLDLALNHISSEDDSRNIFQGIQGLKGILDQFFIKHEVQPIEALGAVFDPKIHDALGVVRNPAAIAHTVVRVERKGYLYHGKLLRPAQVLVAAG from the coding sequence ATGGTCAATAAAATTCAAAAAAAAATCTATGCTACACTGAAAGATTCTTATTCCAAACCCGGCTACGGCCTGGAAGATGAATTTTCAGGGCTGAGGGGGCCGGAGGCGCAAACCTCAGATCCGGCATCTGACTGGGAGGAGAAATATTATTATCTGCTCGCTGATCTGGAAAACACGAAAAAGCGCCTGGCACGCGCCTCCGCTCTTGAAATAGAGGGGCAAAGAACAGAACTGCTCAAAGATGTGATCAAGCTGGCTGACGGGCTGGATCTTGCTTTGAACCATATCTCAAGTGAAGATGACAGCCGCAATATCTTCCAGGGAATCCAAGGGCTCAAAGGCATTCTGGATCAGTTTTTTATCAAACATGAGGTCCAGCCAATTGAGGCTTTAGGCGCCGTGTTTGACCCGAAGATCCATGACGCCCTCGGAGTGGTCCGGAATCCTGCAGCAATTGCCCATACCGTGGTAAGGGTTGAAAGAAAAGGATATTTATATCACGGCAAACTGCTGCGCCCGGCCCAGGTCCTGGTGGCGGCGGGGTAA
- a CDS encoding 4Fe-4S dicluster domain-containing protein, whose product MLEYTEKIRALSLKLLEEKKVDMVIGFQKGTLPMSNEPYMAKHPDDVKNLVWDSNCGINLTNYLTDRKEKIAVVAKGCDSRNITTHIIENKIKREQLVILGVPCTGMIDRRKVNNIVDFEVVDVVEQGDSIVVKGKNAEKTFAKAEILQKNCAVCAQRNPVIYDELVAPEVPELTDVDRYEDVRQVEAMSTDDKWQHFEDLLSNCIRCYACRNACPLCYCPTCFVDESKPQWVGKGDDPNDTRTFHFLRAYHCAGRCTDCGACERACPMGINMREFTKKLEKDCQEMFDWRAGLTLDARPPLDAFNPKDPDAFIK is encoded by the coding sequence ATGTTAGAGTACACAGAGAAAATCAGAGCGTTGTCCTTGAAGCTTCTGGAAGAAAAGAAAGTGGACATGGTCATCGGTTTCCAAAAGGGAACCCTGCCCATGTCAAACGAGCCATACATGGCCAAGCACCCGGATGACGTTAAAAACCTGGTGTGGGACAGCAACTGCGGCATCAACCTGACCAATTACTTGACCGACCGCAAAGAAAAAATTGCAGTCGTGGCCAAAGGGTGTGATTCACGTAACATCACCACCCACATTATCGAAAACAAAATCAAACGTGAACAGCTGGTCATCCTCGGCGTACCCTGTACGGGAATGATCGACCGCAGAAAAGTAAACAACATCGTGGATTTTGAAGTTGTCGATGTTGTTGAACAGGGTGACAGCATTGTCGTTAAAGGCAAAAATGCTGAAAAGACGTTTGCCAAAGCAGAGATTCTCCAAAAGAACTGTGCTGTTTGTGCACAGCGTAATCCCGTAATCTACGATGAACTGGTGGCACCGGAAGTACCAGAGCTTACCGACGTAGACAGGTACGAAGATGTGCGCCAGGTGGAAGCAATGTCAACGGATGATAAGTGGCAGCACTTTGAAGATCTGCTGTCCAATTGCATTCGCTGCTATGCCTGCCGCAATGCCTGTCCGCTCTGCTATTGCCCGACTTGCTTTGTGGATGAATCTAAACCCCAGTGGGTTGGCAAAGGTGATGATCCAAACGACACACGGACGTTTCACTTTCTGCGTGCCTATCATTGTGCCGGAAGATGCACCGATTGCGGTGCGTGCGAACGGGCCTGCCCCATGGGGATAAATATGAGAGAGTTCACCAAGAAACTGGAAAAAGACTGCCAGGAAATGTTCGACTGGCGGGCGGGTCTTACACTTGATGCGCGCCCCCCCCTTGATGCGTTTAATCCCAAAGATCCGGATGCATTTATTAAATAG
- a CDS encoding B12-binding domain-containing radical SAM protein, whose product MNILLIYPEFPDTFWSFNHAVSFIGKKAAFPPLGLLTVAALLPEKWSKKLVDTNVERLSDTDLLWADMVFMGGMTVQRESACRIIDRCKALPVPIVCGGPLFTAEPEQFGTADHLVLDEAELTLPLFLSDLEKGQAKKIYRAGEFSDLSETPVPLWHLLKVNRYAALSIQFSRGCPFNCDFCNVTALFGHKPRLKTPGQIIGELDRIYDMGWRSSIFFVDDNFIGNKRFLKDHLLPALIQWRKEKKGCVFFTECSINLADDPDLLSLMVKAGFDSVFIGIESPDETALSECHKIQNKNRDLLESVAIIHRSGLQVMGGFIVGFDSDPPSIFQRQIDFIQNSGIVMAMVGMLQAPPGTRLFDRLQRQSRVVRPFTGDNVDGTTNILPRMGMEALSKGYQRIMKQIYSPANYYRRVRTQLRALTPPEVFQPLDFQRFLSFFRASLRLGILGKERFCYWQLILWTLLRKPRLISVAVTLSIYGYHYRKICERYIYIRSKDGQ is encoded by the coding sequence ATGAATATTTTACTGATTTATCCCGAATTTCCTGACACTTTCTGGTCCTTTAATCATGCGGTCAGTTTCATCGGCAAAAAAGCCGCTTTTCCTCCATTGGGCCTTCTGACGGTGGCTGCGCTGCTGCCCGAAAAATGGTCCAAGAAACTTGTGGATACCAATGTGGAACGTCTGAGCGACACGGACCTGTTATGGGCGGACATGGTCTTTATGGGTGGAATGACGGTTCAGCGCGAATCCGCCTGCCGGATTATTGACCGGTGCAAAGCCTTGCCGGTGCCCATCGTTTGCGGCGGTCCTCTTTTCACTGCTGAACCGGAGCAATTCGGGACTGCGGATCACCTGGTGCTGGATGAAGCAGAGCTGACACTGCCCCTGTTTTTATCAGACCTGGAAAAGGGCCAGGCAAAAAAGATCTATCGGGCGGGAGAGTTCAGTGACCTTAGTGAGACGCCGGTTCCCCTGTGGCATCTGTTGAAGGTAAACCGGTATGCCGCATTGAGCATCCAGTTTTCCAGGGGGTGCCCCTTTAACTGCGATTTTTGCAATGTCACCGCATTGTTCGGACACAAGCCCCGGCTGAAAACCCCCGGCCAGATCATTGGGGAACTGGACCGTATCTATGATATGGGCTGGAGAAGCAGCATATTTTTTGTGGATGATAATTTTATCGGCAACAAGCGATTTCTGAAAGACCATCTGCTTCCGGCCCTGATCCAATGGCGCAAGGAGAAAAAGGGATGTGTCTTTTTCACGGAATGTTCCATCAACCTGGCCGATGATCCGGACCTGCTTTCCCTGATGGTAAAGGCGGGATTTGACTCGGTCTTCATCGGCATCGAGTCCCCGGATGAAACCGCCTTGAGCGAATGCCATAAAATCCAGAATAAAAACAGGGATCTGCTTGAAAGCGTGGCCATCATCCACCGCAGCGGCCTGCAGGTGATGGGCGGGTTTATCGTGGGATTTGACAGTGACCCGCCCTCCATTTTTCAACGCCAGATCGATTTTATCCAGAACAGTGGAATCGTCATGGCCATGGTGGGGATGCTTCAGGCCCCTCCCGGAACCCGTCTGTTTGACAGGCTTCAGCGCCAGAGCCGGGTAGTCAGGCCATTTACCGGAGATAATGTGGACGGCACAACCAATATTCTGCCCCGGATGGGAATGGAGGCGCTGTCAAAGGGGTATCAACGGATCATGAAACAGATTTATTCCCCGGCAAACTATTACCGGCGGGTAAGGACGCAGTTGCGTGCCCTCACGCCCCCGGAGGTGTTCCAGCCCCTGGACTTCCAGCGGTTTCTCTCTTTTTTCAGGGCAAGCCTCAGGCTGGGTATCCTGGGAAAAGAGCGGTTCTGCTATTGGCAGCTGATTCTGTGGACCCTCCTTAGAAAACCCCGGCTGATTTCTGTGGCCGTTACCTTATCCATATACGGGTATCATTACCGGAAAATCTGTGAACGTTATATCTATATAAGGAGTAAAGATGGTCAATAA
- a CDS encoding hydrogenase iron-sulfur subunit, with the protein MSDWEPKIIAFLCNWCSYGAADLAGVSRMQYPSNIRVVRIPCSGRMSPKFILSAFMKGADGIWVSGUHPGDCHYLEGNYFARRKFVLLANMMEHMGIERDRLHFSWISSAEAGKFIDVVHSVTESVKALGPINKFVKKAG; encoded by the coding sequence ATGTCAGATTGGGAACCAAAAATCATAGCGTTTCTCTGCAACTGGTGCAGTTACGGGGCCGCTGACCTGGCTGGGGTAAGCCGGATGCAGTACCCCTCCAATATCCGGGTCGTTAGAATTCCCTGCTCCGGCAGGATGTCTCCAAAGTTTATACTTTCCGCGTTTATGAAGGGTGCCGACGGGATCTGGGTCTCCGGCTGACACCCCGGAGACTGCCATTACCTGGAAGGTAATTATTTTGCACGTCGGAAATTCGTATTACTGGCTAATATGATGGAGCACATGGGGATTGAGCGGGACAGACTTCATTTTTCATGGATCTCATCGGCAGAGGCCGGTAAGTTTATCGATGTGGTTCACTCGGTAACCGAATCCGTAAAGGCTCTGGGGCCCATAAATAAATTTGTAAAGAAAGCCGGATAG
- a CDS encoding PAS domain-containing protein, whose product MKKTQHENKQSKYKLLESIFLDNEEWLMSRILEYALKQGYSAYTSTLKEAWRLSISGLTGSILQGLKANTTVPELTPEEDMNDDPIAMFGIVEAQKHRERGVSLNMFLGLMKYYRQSYIDLVHDKITDRTVLRDYELSLNRIFDRIEIGFCVEWSGSKGDNAILELQINNRMMTNEKNKYLTIFESIPNPVIILNRAKKIDNMNLLAAELFKANILPGSQYYCLSRDRQLEIEQHLDEDKPIDPSCFGGAALSELLPWLEHEINNYVDNNLDSLIFEKQIALNQQSFIYSIKFSKSLDISGKFDGIIIILEDITSLKRAQEKVKTLSGLLPICSHCKKIRDDKGYWTQIESYIHDHSEAEFSHGICDDCMDKYYPDNDISEE is encoded by the coding sequence ATGAAAAAAACACAACATGAAAATAAACAATCAAAATATAAACTATTAGAGTCAATCTTCCTAGACAATGAAGAATGGTTGATGAGCAGAATACTTGAGTATGCATTAAAGCAAGGGTATTCAGCTTACACGTCAACTTTAAAGGAAGCTTGGCGACTATCGATATCAGGCTTAACTGGCTCCATTCTACAAGGGCTTAAAGCAAATACGACTGTTCCAGAATTAACCCCAGAAGAAGATATGAATGATGACCCAATCGCTATGTTTGGCATTGTTGAAGCACAAAAACATAGAGAAAGAGGAGTTAGTCTAAACATGTTTCTTGGGTTAATGAAGTATTATCGACAGTCCTATATTGATTTAGTCCACGATAAAATAACGGATCGGACCGTCCTTAGGGATTATGAATTATCTTTAAACAGGATATTTGATCGCATTGAGATTGGCTTTTGTGTGGAGTGGTCAGGTTCGAAAGGTGATAATGCCATCCTGGAACTTCAAATCAATAATCGAATGATGACGAATGAAAAAAATAAATATCTGACCATATTTGAAAGTATTCCAAATCCAGTGATAATTCTGAATCGTGCGAAAAAGATTGATAACATGAACCTTTTGGCTGCTGAATTATTTAAAGCAAATATTTTACCAGGGTCTCAATATTACTGTCTAAGTAGAGATCGCCAGTTGGAAATAGAGCAACATCTGGATGAAGATAAGCCTATAGATCCTTCATGTTTTGGTGGCGCAGCCCTGTCTGAACTTTTGCCGTGGCTTGAACATGAAATTAATAATTATGTAGACAACAATCTTGATTCATTGATTTTCGAAAAACAAATTGCCTTAAATCAACAATCCTTTATCTACAGCATAAAGTTCTCTAAAAGTTTAGATATAAGCGGCAAATTTGATGGAATCATTATAATATTAGAAGATATCACTTCGCTTAAAAGAGCACAGGAAAAGGTTAAGACTTTAAGTGGTCTTTTGCCCATCTGTTCGCATTGCAAAAAAATTCGTGATGATAAAGGGTATTGGACCCAGATTGAATCCTATATCCATGATCATTCTGAAGCAGAGTTCAGTCACGGGATATGCGACGACTGTATGGATAAATATTATCCGGATAATGATATTTCTGAGGAATAG
- a CDS encoding sigma 54-interacting transcriptional regulator — MQNFLDIFTNILNSVREPLVVLDADLKIVRANHAFYVAFCAKQEETEGVLIYDLGNGQWNIPRLRELLEKILPENTVFNDFEVEHSFEGIGPKIMHLNARRIYNDFKKVELILLAIEDVTEKEHYKRNLEDIVKKRTEQLVLEKQKTVEEKRIVEKSLKKIEVLKKQLEDEQAYLKEEIKLEHNHESIIGQSDGLKYVLFKVEQIAQSNTTVMVLGETGTGKELVARAIHSNSNRKNRALVKINCAALPLNLIESELFGHEKGAFTGADRNQKGRFEIADKATLFLDEIGELPLELQPKLLRVIQDGEFERLGSSRTTKVDVRIIAATNRNLEDEVEKGRFRKDLWYRLNVFPITMPPLRERKEDIPLLTDFYIKKISRRLGKQIKVVPQNVMNALSNYHWPGNVREMENVLERAVINSSSPKLHLADDLEKSYRHLSKDFKTLEAVERDYIIRVLEQTHWKVSGKNSAAQILGLNRSTLRARMRKLSIVPPERLPFDSQ; from the coding sequence ATGCAAAACTTTTTAGACATTTTCACTAATATTCTCAATTCAGTGCGTGAACCGCTCGTGGTTCTTGATGCCGATTTAAAAATTGTCAGAGCAAATCATGCGTTTTACGTGGCCTTTTGTGCCAAGCAGGAAGAGACAGAGGGCGTTTTAATTTATGACCTTGGCAACGGGCAGTGGAATATCCCCAGACTCAGAGAATTACTTGAGAAGATCCTCCCTGAAAACACCGTGTTCAATGATTTCGAAGTGGAGCATTCCTTTGAAGGCATCGGGCCAAAAATCATGCATCTGAATGCCCGAAGAATTTATAACGATTTCAAAAAAGTGGAGTTGATTCTGCTGGCCATTGAGGATGTGACCGAAAAAGAGCATTACAAGCGGAATCTTGAGGATATCGTAAAAAAAAGGACCGAACAGCTTGTTTTAGAAAAACAGAAAACCGTAGAGGAAAAACGAATTGTCGAAAAATCCTTAAAGAAAATCGAAGTACTGAAAAAGCAACTTGAAGATGAACAGGCGTATCTTAAAGAAGAAATTAAGCTGGAACATAATCACGAGAGCATTATCGGCCAGAGTGACGGGCTTAAATATGTGCTCTTCAAAGTTGAGCAGATTGCCCAAAGCAACACAACGGTGATGGTTCTCGGTGAGACAGGGACAGGTAAAGAGCTTGTGGCCCGGGCAATTCACAGCAACAGCAACCGGAAAAACCGGGCACTGGTCAAAATCAATTGTGCGGCATTACCCTTAAATCTTATAGAAAGCGAACTTTTCGGTCATGAAAAAGGAGCGTTTACCGGGGCCGACCGCAACCAAAAAGGGCGATTTGAAATTGCTGACAAAGCCACCCTGTTTCTGGATGAAATCGGAGAACTGCCTCTGGAATTGCAGCCAAAGCTGCTCAGGGTCATTCAAGACGGTGAATTCGAGCGATTGGGCAGTTCTCGCACTACCAAGGTGGATGTACGGATCATTGCCGCGACAAACCGGAACCTTGAGGATGAAGTTGAAAAAGGGCGTTTCAGAAAAGATCTGTGGTACCGGCTCAATGTCTTTCCCATTACCATGCCGCCGCTGCGTGAAAGAAAAGAGGATATCCCCCTCTTGACAGATTTTTATATTAAAAAAATATCCCGGAGACTGGGAAAACAGATCAAGGTGGTTCCCCAAAACGTGATGAATGCCCTTTCAAATTATCACTGGCCGGGAAACGTCCGGGAGATGGAAAATGTCCTTGAACGGGCAGTGATTAATTCATCAAGCCCTAAACTCCATCTGGCGGATGATCTGGAAAAATCCTACAGGCATTTGAGCAAAGACTTTAAAACCCTGGAGGCGGTTGAACGCGATTATATCATCCGCGTACTCGAACAGACCCACTGGAAAGTCAGCGGCAAGAACAGTGCCGCCCAGATCTTAGGCCTTAACCGCAGCACATTGCGTGCCCGCATGCGCAAACTCTCCATTGTTCCTCCCGAGCGCCTTCCCTTTGATTCCCAATGA
- a CDS encoding 4Fe-4S dicluster domain-containing protein, whose translation MKTIKIEKKEWEQGLEKLKESYRLFGPMPDKDSLEFKELNASGTPVMESGNTRLSVKSVIYPQSQTMFTYTLDESKPDHHIMKQVELNGKKPRAVVGVRPCDAASFKLVRRNFDSPEYKDPFWVEPYEDTTLVGYACDEPSSTCFCTSVGCGPYNEEGLDLLLFKEGDDFFAKVLTKKGEDLAAAAGWSADAECDFESRKTAAEEKITAKISTDGLKEKKTTDLFEADFWEQIGFSCLNCGTCTYSCPTCWCFDIQDEVKGTEGKRIRNWDSCMYTLFTLEGSGHNPRPNKVPRVRQRFMHKLKYYVDKYDAGVQCVGCGRCIQLCPVNIDIREVCETMRNYTPAPQEA comes from the coding sequence ATGAAGACTATAAAAATCGAAAAAAAAGAGTGGGAACAGGGGCTGGAAAAACTCAAAGAAAGCTATCGGTTGTTCGGACCGATGCCGGATAAAGACTCTCTTGAATTCAAGGAGTTGAATGCCAGTGGCACCCCAGTTATGGAGAGTGGGAATACCAGACTTTCCGTTAAATCAGTGATCTACCCCCAAAGCCAGACCATGTTCACCTATACCTTGGATGAGTCCAAACCGGATCACCACATCATGAAACAGGTTGAACTGAACGGCAAAAAACCAAGAGCCGTTGTTGGGGTTCGCCCTTGTGATGCAGCGTCTTTTAAACTGGTGCGTCGTAATTTTGACTCCCCTGAATATAAGGATCCGTTCTGGGTGGAGCCCTATGAAGATACGACGTTGGTGGGCTATGCCTGTGATGAACCGTCAAGCACCTGTTTTTGCACCTCCGTTGGTTGCGGCCCCTATAATGAAGAAGGGCTGGATCTCTTGCTGTTCAAAGAAGGGGATGATTTTTTTGCCAAAGTCCTGACAAAAAAAGGCGAAGATCTGGCTGCAGCAGCAGGTTGGTCAGCTGATGCGGAATGTGATTTTGAATCACGCAAGACTGCGGCCGAAGAAAAAATCACAGCCAAAATCTCAACTGACGGATTGAAAGAGAAGAAAACGACGGATCTGTTCGAAGCGGATTTCTGGGAGCAAATTGGGTTTTCCTGCTTAAATTGCGGCACCTGTACCTATAGCTGCCCGACTTGCTGGTGCTTTGACATCCAAGATGAAGTCAAGGGAACGGAAGGCAAGCGTATTCGTAATTGGGACAGCTGCATGTACACGCTCTTTACCCTTGAGGGTTCCGGCCACAATCCAAGACCCAATAAAGTTCCGCGGGTCAGACAGAGATTCATGCACAAACTCAAGTATTACGTTGATAAATATGACGCCGGAGTACAGTGTGTCGGATGCGGCAGATGTATTCAACTGTGCCCGGTCAACATCGACATCCGGGAGGTCTGTGAAACCATGAGAAACTATACGCCTGCACCCCAGGAAGCGTAA
- a CDS encoding cyclin-dependent kinase inhibitor 3 family protein translates to MVARTSHSHPLQIAEVQAGTDSGKIGITFCPGKHDLYAVTGVWARNLDLDLDVIKEWGASLVLTLLETAEMIDLKVPTLGEEIEARGMKWAHLPIIDYSVPDDKFEQHWLMYGKEIRHRLCQGENILVHCKGGLGRAGMISARILVELGTEPEKAIRMVRRARSGAIETYTQLALVKQTTVINEDP, encoded by the coding sequence ATGGTAGCAAGAACAAGCCATTCTCACCCGCTCCAAATTGCTGAAGTTCAGGCCGGCACCGACAGTGGAAAGATTGGGATCACTTTTTGTCCAGGAAAACATGATCTCTATGCTGTAACAGGTGTTTGGGCCAGAAATCTGGATCTTGATTTAGATGTAATAAAAGAGTGGGGTGCAAGTCTCGTACTTACGTTATTGGAAACGGCCGAAATGATAGACCTAAAAGTTCCGACATTGGGAGAGGAAATAGAAGCTCGAGGAATGAAATGGGCTCACTTACCTATTATAGATTATTCTGTGCCTGATGATAAATTTGAGCAACACTGGCTTATGTATGGTAAAGAAATCCGCCATCGTTTATGTCAGGGTGAGAATATATTGGTTCACTGCAAAGGCGGCCTGGGAAGAGCCGGAATGATATCCGCGCGTATATTGGTCGAGTTAGGTACTGAACCGGAAAAGGCCATCAGAATGGTGCGCAGAGCACGAAGCGGTGCCATTGAAACTTACACTCAGTTGGCATTGGTAAAACAAACGACAGTGATTAATGAAGATCCTTAA
- the ftsH gene encoding ATP-dependent zinc metalloprotease FtsH yields MSNKPNPINTIQEKLRSLFGRTQAASDKKPGAPLLNFWTVLIIFWGLVYLQQSFFAPKTETIPYSRFKQAMAEGSVDDILIGPEKIEGILKGVQGQKFVTVRVNDPGLAKEMDERKIQYSGRTENRLWGILLSWVLPLGFLFLIWRFTAKNMGGGSGVMSFGKNKAKIFAESDTRVSFEDVAGIDEAREELEEVVDFLTTPEKFQKLGGRIPKGVLLVGPPGTGKTLLARAVAGEAKVPFFSINGSEFVEMFVGVGAARVRDLFSQAAAQAPCIIFIDELDALGKARGMNAMGGHDEREQTLNQLLVEMDGFDTNKGVIIMAATNRPEILDPALLRPGRLDRQVLVDRPDINGREAILKIHSRQVVLGDDVDLSKIAGRTPGFVGADLANIVNESALLAARSNKDMVEPSDFDEAIDRVIGGLQKKNRVMNAREKEIVAFHESGHAIVAESVALADPVHKISILPRGIAALGYTQQQPTEDRYLMTRSELLDRLAVLLGGRVAEELVFNETSTGAQNDLQRATDIIRSMVAEYGMNEKIGLVSYDRPRTPMFLPQGYSSEKNYSEETAARMDEAVSLMMEEAHLRVQKILSDKRWLLDKLAALLAIQETVRGEELRAMM; encoded by the coding sequence ATGTCAAACAAACCCAATCCGATTAACACCATCCAGGAAAAATTGCGCAGCCTCTTTGGTCGAACACAGGCCGCATCAGACAAGAAACCCGGGGCGCCTCTTTTAAATTTCTGGACGGTTCTCATCATTTTTTGGGGGCTTGTCTATCTGCAGCAGTCTTTTTTTGCTCCTAAGACAGAGACGATTCCCTACAGCCGTTTCAAGCAGGCCATGGCCGAGGGCAGCGTGGATGACATTCTGATAGGTCCCGAGAAGATTGAAGGTATTCTCAAGGGCGTACAGGGGCAGAAATTTGTTACCGTCCGGGTGAATGATCCGGGCCTTGCAAAAGAGATGGATGAGCGCAAGATCCAATATTCTGGCCGGACCGAGAACCGATTATGGGGCATCCTTTTGTCCTGGGTTCTGCCCCTTGGCTTTCTCTTTCTGATCTGGCGGTTCACCGCAAAAAATATGGGCGGCGGCTCAGGGGTGATGTCCTTTGGTAAAAATAAGGCCAAGATTTTTGCAGAGAGCGACACCCGGGTCTCTTTTGAGGATGTGGCCGGCATTGACGAGGCCCGGGAGGAACTGGAAGAGGTTGTGGATTTTTTAACCACCCCGGAAAAATTCCAGAAACTGGGGGGACGGATCCCCAAAGGCGTCCTTCTGGTGGGACCGCCTGGAACCGGTAAAACCCTTCTGGCAAGGGCGGTGGCAGGTGAGGCAAAGGTGCCTTTTTTCAGCATCAACGGCTCTGAGTTTGTGGAGATGTTTGTGGGGGTCGGCGCGGCCAGGGTCCGGGATCTTTTCTCCCAGGCCGCAGCCCAGGCCCCATGCATCATCTTTATCGACGAGCTGGATGCCCTGGGCAAGGCCCGGGGAATGAATGCCATGGGAGGCCATGACGAACGGGAGCAGACATTGAACCAGCTTCTGGTGGAGATGGACGGCTTTGATACCAATAAAGGGGTCATCATCATGGCCGCTACCAATCGGCCGGAAATCCTGGATCCGGCACTCCTGCGACCCGGGCGCCTGGACCGGCAGGTCCTGGTGGACCGGCCGGATATCAACGGCCGGGAAGCCATTCTGAAAATACACTCCAGACAGGTGGTTCTGGGGGATGATGTGGATCTTTCCAAGATCGCCGGCCGCACCCCCGGTTTTGTGGGTGCGGATCTTGCCAATATTGTCAATGAGAGTGCCCTGCTGGCGGCCAGAAGCAACAAGGACATGGTGGAACCCAGTGATTTTGACGAGGCCATCGATCGGGTGATCGGCGGGCTTCAAAAAAAGAACCGAGTGATGAATGCCCGTGAAAAAGAAATTGTGGCCTTTCATGAGTCCGGCCATGCCATTGTGGCCGAATCCGTTGCCCTTGCCGACCCTGTCCATAAGATATCCATTCTTCCCCGGGGGATCGCAGCCCTGGGATACACCCAGCAGCAACCCACCGAAGACAGATACCTGATGACGCGGTCTGAACTGCTTGACCGGCTGGCCGTGCTTCTGGGCGGCCGGGTAGCAGAAGAGCTGGTATTTAACGAGACATCAACCGGGGCCCAAAATGACCTCCAGCGGGCAACGGACATCATCCGGTCCATGGTGGCGGAATACGGCATGAATGAAAAGATCGGTCTTGTCAGTTATGACCGTCCCCGAACCCCCATGTTTCTGCCCCAGGGCTATTCTTCCGAGAAAAATTACAGTGAGGAAACCGCGGCCCGGATGGATGAAGCGGTCTCACTGATGATGGAAGAGGCGCATCTGCGGGTGCAAAAGATCCTTTCAGACAAAAGGTGGCTGCTGGATAAACTGGCCGCACTTCTCGCTATCCAGGAAACCGTCCGGGGGGAAGAACTCAGAGCCATGATGTGA